From the genome of Vicia villosa cultivar HV-30 ecotype Madison, WI linkage group LG2, Vvil1.0, whole genome shotgun sequence, one region includes:
- the LOC131648568 gene encoding uncharacterized protein LOC131648568 has product MEGGKPTIITNAEGQRTMPSAVAYTKNGDRLVGQIATREAVVNHENKFFSAKRFIVRKMSEVDDKSKKVSYRATRDDNGLENGALEFLNDKITKVVVIVPAYFNGLQRTHEPASSMSLVVFTHVESNTNCIGPTIVDKLAYEVSGKNTNFGTPTNPVVLNRVRGDSSSGTTVAVAANFVDFSLSIDTSGDHLFDQMRERAAARFFAAEVLRIISMTYDPGPLATKEIEFTNSPRKSEKIVPNSTLNQDSRNMILLFFQLDLHQCSAPKPPSVSPQTTEEIEARIHKPKFQTEPTLPIYLKFTNVTYKVVLNGMTKGVAKDILKGITGCVNPSEVLELMGPSGSGKTSLLNLIGARLHQPTMGGSITYNYQPYSKFLTSRIEFVRQDDVLFPYLTVKEDGDGN; this is encoded by the exons ATGGAAGGTGGAAAACCAACTATTATCACCAACGCCGAGGGTCAGAGAACCATGCCGTCTGCGGTGGCGTATACCAAGAACGGTGATAGGTTGGTCGGTCAAATTGCAACGAGGGAAGCGGTTGTGAATCATGAGAACAAGTTTTTCTCCGCCAAGAGATTTATCGTAAGGAAGATGTCTGAGGTTGACGACAAGTCAAAGAAGGTCTCTTATAGAGCCACCAGAGATGATAACG GTCTTGAGAATGGTGCTTTGGAGTTTTTGAATGATAAAATAACTAAGGTTGTGGTTATTGTGCCTGCGTACTTCAATGGTTTACAAAGGACGCATGAACCTGCTTCTTCTATGTCTCTTGTTGTTTTTACTCATGTTGAATCCAATACTAATTGTATTGGACCTACCATTGTTGACAAATTAGCTTATGAAGTCAGTGGCAAAAATACGAATTTTGGAACACCTACAAATCCTGTTGTTCTTAATCGTGTACGGGGTGACTCCTCTAGTGGTACTACAGTAGCTGTTGCTgctaattttgttgatttctctCTGAGCATTGATACTTCTGGAGACCATCTGTTTGATCAAATGCGAGAACGAGCTGCTGCCAGATTCTTCGCCGCAGAGGTGTTGCGCATCATCTCCATGACCTACGATCCAGGACCACTTGCGACTAAGGAAATTGAGTTTACGAATAGCCCACGCAAGTCAGAAAAAATTGTTCCTAATAGCACATTGAATCAAGACAGCAGAAATATGatactattattttttcaatTGGACCTGCATCAATGTTCTGCACCCAAACCACCTTCAGTGTCACCTCAAACAACTGAAGAGATTGAAGCTAGAATTCATAAGCCAAAGTTTCAAACTGAACCTACTCTACCAATATATctaaagttcactaatgtcacaTACAAGGTAGTGCTCAACGGCATGACAAAAGGTGTTGCCAAAGATATATTGAAAGGGATCACTGGTTGTGTAAATCCAAGTGAAGTTTTAGAATTGATGGGTCCCTCAGGCAGTGGAAAAACTTCTTTGTTAAATCTAATTGGAGCTAGGTTACATCAACCAACAATGGGTGGATCTATTACTTACAATTATCAGCCATATTCCAAGTTCCTAACAAGCAGGATTGAATTTGTGAGACAAGATGATGTTTTGTTTCCTTACTTAACTGTCAAGGAAGACGGCGACGGAAACTGA